In Lacibacter sp. H375, one DNA window encodes the following:
- a CDS encoding efflux RND transporter periplasmic adaptor subunit, with translation MKRIFQYTIIAGFAVVLVACGQGSKEKRGSLGDKKAELEKLKTEQVTLSTKIKTLEEEIAKLDTAAGKNDKAKLIAVTPVITEDFSHYIDLQGKIDADNISYIAPPNGQGGLVTDLYIKEGQFVKKGQLILKMDDKVLRQQVRITETQLALAKDLYQRQKNLWDQNIGSEVQLISAKSNVEALERQIATINEQIKLYTVYSPVSGIADAVKIKVGELFTGAGMNGVQISIVNNSTLKAVVEVPENYMTRVRVGSPVIVTLPDMNKTFNSTVKLSSQTINPSTRTFTIEAAIPGGGVRPNSIAAVRIKDYDAPNALVIPVNLIQTDDKGKYVYVVEKDSKGRSIAVKKPVVVGESYGDKIEIKAGLQTGMQLISEGYQTVYDKQVVTIG, from the coding sequence ATGAAACGTATATTTCAATACACAATCATCGCCGGGTTTGCAGTTGTTCTTGTTGCCTGCGGACAGGGATCAAAAGAAAAACGAGGATCACTCGGCGATAAAAAAGCAGAACTTGAGAAACTGAAAACAGAACAAGTTACGCTTTCAACAAAGATCAAAACACTTGAAGAAGAAATTGCCAAGCTCGACACAGCGGCCGGTAAAAACGACAAAGCAAAGCTGATTGCTGTTACTCCTGTAATAACAGAAGATTTCTCTCATTATATTGATCTGCAGGGAAAAATTGACGCAGATAATATTTCTTACATCGCCCCACCAAACGGACAAGGTGGTCTTGTAACTGATCTATACATTAAAGAAGGACAGTTTGTAAAGAAAGGCCAGCTTATTCTGAAGATGGATGATAAAGTTCTTCGTCAACAAGTAAGAATCACTGAAACACAACTTGCATTAGCAAAAGATCTTTATCAGCGTCAGAAAAATCTCTGGGATCAGAACATTGGCAGCGAAGTGCAATTGATCTCTGCAAAATCGAACGTAGAAGCTTTAGAACGCCAGATCGCAACCATCAATGAGCAGATCAAACTTTACACGGTTTATTCTCCTGTAAGTGGTATTGCTGATGCGGTAAAAATAAAAGTGGGTGAATTATTTACCGGCGCAGGTATGAACGGTGTGCAAATAAGCATTGTTAACAACAGTACATTGAAAGCAGTAGTGGAAGTTCCTGAAAATTATATGACACGTGTGCGTGTAGGAAGCCCGGTTATTGTTACACTGCCTGATATGAACAAAACCTTTAACTCTACAGTGAAACTTTCATCGCAAACCATTAACCCAAGCACAAGAACATTTACAATTGAAGCAGCCATTCCTGGTGGTGGCGTTCGTCCAAACTCAATTGCTGCTGTACGCATTAAAGATTATGATGCACCTAATGCATTGGTTATTCCTGTAAATCTCATTCAAACCGATGACAAAGGAAAGTATGTGTATGTGGTGGAGAAAGACAGCAAAGGACGCAGTATTGCCGTTAAAAAACCAGTTGTTGTTGGTGAATCTTATGGCGACAAGATCGAGATCAAAGCCGGTTTACAAACTGGTATGCAACTGATCTCCGAAGGTTACCAAACCGTTTACGACAAACAAGTTGTAACAATTGGATAA
- a CDS encoding phosphatase PAP2 family protein, with protein sequence MKPLSLLLISFIITQFISAQNAQQKKSPVPPAWGHYQKLSNLSASAQPGQEATDKRLFELTPAHKQVTDLSVTEVFGFRLRKPFYLKGTETFSIAPPPANSSAQTRAELDFLLQLQQRRSEEDIRASKYYATVYYNTDTKPGDADYERMQRNLFHIGRSIGTWFNADSLPQTAVLAANVWKDASFIIWKYKNYFLRIRPGKLEPELKYLEETPWAAYPSGHATNSYVNAYLYAALIPEFESFFLKDAYDMAHSREIIGVHYPSDSESGRLLAYELIQRLMKNEQFQKDFAAAKAEIKQIKDTKGF encoded by the coding sequence ATGAAACCATTATCATTACTCCTTATCAGTTTTATCATCACACAATTTATTTCAGCACAAAATGCACAACAGAAAAAAAGTCCTGTGCCACCGGCTTGGGGTCATTATCAAAAACTTTCAAACTTATCAGCCTCAGCACAACCAGGGCAGGAAGCAACAGATAAACGCCTGTTTGAATTAACTCCAGCACATAAACAGGTAACTGACCTTTCAGTTACCGAAGTATTTGGATTTCGTTTACGTAAGCCTTTTTATTTAAAAGGAACAGAAACATTTTCCATTGCTCCACCACCGGCCAATAGCTCAGCACAAACCAGAGCAGAATTGGATTTTTTACTGCAACTGCAACAACGCCGTTCTGAAGAAGATATCCGTGCATCAAAATATTATGCAACGGTTTACTACAACACCGATACAAAACCTGGTGATGCGGATTATGAGAGAATGCAACGCAATCTTTTTCATATTGGTCGATCTATTGGCACATGGTTCAATGCAGATTCGTTACCACAAACTGCAGTGTTGGCTGCTAATGTTTGGAAAGATGCAAGTTTTATTATCTGGAAATACAAAAACTATTTTCTCCGCATCAGACCGGGAAAACTTGAACCGGAATTAAAATATTTGGAAGAAACTCCATGGGCAGCTTATCCCAGCGGACATGCAACTAACTCTTACGTAAATGCCTATCTCTATGCTGCCTTGATTCCTGAATTTGAATCCTTCTTTTTAAAAGATGCTTATGATATGGCCCATTCAAGAGAGATCATTGGTGTGCATTACCCTAGTGATTCAGAAAGCGGTCGTTTGCTGGCTTATGAACTTATTCAACGCTTAATGAAGAACGAACAGTTTCAAAAAGATTTTGCAGCTGCAAAAGCAGAGATCAAACAAATAAAAGATACAAAAGGATTCTAA
- a CDS encoding TIGR00266 family protein, giving the protein MATAHEIDYRIVGEEMQYVEIELDPNETAIAEAGSFMLMDEGVQMETIFGDGSANQGSGVLGKLFSAGKRLLTGESLFMTAYTNIGQGKKMVSFASPYPGKIIPLDLMRLGGPIVCQKDAFLCAAKGVSVGIALQRKLGTGLFGGEGFIMQKLEGDGLAFVHAGGHVFERELKPGEVLKIDTGCVVAYTHQIDFDIQFVGGIKNTIFGGEGLFFATLRGPGKVWIQTLPVSRLASRILSYGRGARKEEGSLLGGLGNLLDGDGR; this is encoded by the coding sequence ATGGCAACAGCACACGAAATTGATTACCGCATTGTAGGCGAGGAAATGCAGTATGTAGAAATTGAACTTGACCCCAATGAAACAGCCATTGCAGAAGCAGGAAGTTTTATGTTAATGGATGAAGGCGTTCAAATGGAAACTATTTTTGGCGATGGCAGTGCAAACCAGGGCTCAGGCGTATTGGGTAAATTATTTTCTGCAGGCAAACGATTACTCACCGGTGAAAGTTTATTCATGACAGCCTATACCAATATTGGCCAGGGAAAAAAGATGGTGAGTTTTGCATCACCTTATCCCGGTAAAATTATTCCGCTTGATCTGATGCGTTTAGGCGGACCGATCGTTTGTCAGAAAGATGCGTTCCTCTGCGCAGCAAAAGGCGTAAGTGTTGGCATTGCTTTGCAACGTAAACTGGGCACCGGCTTATTTGGCGGTGAAGGATTTATCATGCAAAAACTTGAAGGCGATGGATTAGCCTTTGTACATGCAGGTGGTCATGTGTTTGAACGTGAATTGAAACCCGGCGAAGTACTGAAGATCGATACAGGTTGTGTTGTTGCTTACACCCACCAGATCGATTTTGATATTCAATTTGTAGGTGGAATTAAGAATACCATCTTTGGTGGCGAAGGTTTATTCTTTGCTACTCTCCGTGGTCCCGGTAAAGTGTGGATACAAACATTACCAGTATCAAGATTGGCCAGCCGTATTCTTTCTTATGGACGAGGTGCACGAAAAGAAGAAGGAAGTTTGCTGGGAGGTTTGGGTAATTTATTGGACGGTGATGGAAGATAA
- a CDS encoding efflux RND transporter permease subunit, translating into MQSNLIEGLSKKFKEFKPTSWSVDNRTAIYIITILITAYGLFKFNTLPKEQFPDIVVPTISVATIYVGNSPADIENLVTRPIEKQLKSISGARVIKVQSSSQQDFSLIVVEFDTDVKVDLAKQKVKDAVDKARTDLPQDLTAEPDVQEFAFSEMPIMFVNISGDFDPVKLKQYADKMQDRFEELKEITRADIVGAPEREIQVNVDPYRMASSRITFSDIETAIARENNDITGGQVEIGTMKRTVRVRGQFNSAFDINNIIVKGVSGAPVYLKDIATIKDTVKENESFARLDGKNVITLNIVKRSGENLINAADNVKATVADMQANDLLPKDLKVTITGDQSKQTKTSFNELVNTIVIGFILVLLILMFFMGVTNAFFVALSVPLSVFVAFLFLPLADYIVGTGVTLNFIVLFALLFGLGIIVDDAIVVIENTHRIYHNGKVPIIRSAKEAAGEVFIPVLAGTATTLAPFFPLLFWKGIIGKFMIYLPTMLILTLAASLIVAFIMNPVFAVSFMKPEGRAYDDKKSNIFRKWYWWAFIIIGIINHVIGNHGTGNFLFFMALASVLNRYLLRDAIYFFQERALPRLMNSYEALLRWVLKGWRPVWMLVSLFLLFPIAVALLVARGNSSTFFPSGDPNFIYVYLKMPVGSDVKYTDSITSLLEKKVYKILEKEKPGEEGSIVESIITNVAVSANNPRDNNRSTQPNLGRIQVSFVEYEKRHGKSTKVYIDEIRRTIKGIPGAAISVEQEDGGPPTDPPVNIEVVGDNFNNIAKVATELFNYLDTNRVDGIDNLQMDVDLNNPEITVSVDRERALIEGVSTGQVGMELRTALFGKEVSKLKDGEDEYKIQLRYSEMQRNNIIDLMNMKITFRDFNTGQIKQVPINAVAKFDYTSTSGGVKRKNLKRTIQLQSNIADPTQGAAINAALKTKIDDFKNKVRIPEDVTIRQSGQSEQEAETNAFLGTALVIAIGLIFLILVLQFNSLSKPFIVVTEIFFSVIGVLLGYAITGKTIATIMLGVGIIGLAGIVIKNGILLIEFTDELRHRGYKTREAAIQAGKIRIIPVLLTALATMLGLLPLAVGFNIDFVSLFQHLDPKIFLGGDSVVFWGPLSWTIIYGLIFAFFLTLMMVPSMYIISERLRRPMERFYGTKYIALFGFLGPFFFIFVGIMYLGRAIQGKKVWVGQQRKTVPSKI; encoded by the coding sequence ATGCAATCAAATCTCATAGAAGGGCTCAGCAAAAAGTTCAAGGAGTTTAAACCTACGAGCTGGAGTGTTGATAATCGCACGGCCATCTATATCATCACCATATTAATTACAGCGTATGGGCTTTTCAAGTTCAATACACTGCCCAAAGAACAGTTTCCTGATATTGTGGTGCCTACAATTTCAGTAGCAACCATTTATGTAGGTAATTCACCTGCAGATATTGAGAACCTGGTAACAAGACCAATTGAGAAACAACTCAAAAGCATCAGTGGCGCAAGAGTTATTAAAGTACAATCATCATCACAACAGGATTTTTCACTGATAGTGGTGGAGTTTGATACTGATGTAAAAGTTGATCTCGCAAAACAAAAAGTAAAAGATGCGGTTGATAAAGCAAGAACAGATCTCCCGCAGGATCTTACTGCCGAACCGGATGTACAGGAATTTGCTTTCAGCGAAATGCCCATCATGTTTGTAAACATAAGTGGCGATTTTGATCCGGTAAAACTGAAACAGTATGCTGATAAAATGCAGGATCGTTTTGAAGAATTAAAAGAGATCACAAGAGCTGATATTGTCGGTGCACCTGAAAGAGAGATACAGGTAAATGTTGACCCATACCGCATGGCAAGTTCAAGGATCACTTTCAGTGACATTGAAACAGCCATTGCACGTGAGAATAATGATATTACAGGTGGGCAGGTTGAGATCGGCACTATGAAACGCACTGTGCGTGTTCGTGGACAATTCAACAGTGCATTTGATATCAACAACATTATTGTGAAAGGTGTAAGCGGTGCTCCTGTTTACCTGAAAGATATTGCTACGATTAAAGACACGGTAAAAGAAAATGAAAGTTTTGCCCGGTTGGATGGGAAAAATGTTATTACACTCAACATTGTAAAACGTAGTGGAGAGAATCTCATCAATGCAGCTGATAATGTGAAAGCAACAGTTGCGGATATGCAGGCAAATGATCTGTTACCAAAAGATCTGAAAGTAACCATCACAGGTGATCAGAGTAAGCAAACAAAAACATCGTTCAATGAACTGGTAAATACAATTGTGATCGGTTTCATACTAGTGTTATTGATCCTGATGTTCTTCATGGGTGTAACCAACGCCTTCTTTGTGGCATTGAGTGTGCCGTTGAGTGTGTTTGTTGCCTTCCTCTTTTTACCATTGGCTGACTACATTGTTGGTACAGGTGTTACGCTCAACTTCATTGTATTATTTGCATTGCTGTTCGGACTGGGTATTATTGTGGATGATGCCATTGTGGTAATTGAAAATACACATCGTATCTATCATAACGGTAAAGTGCCAATCATACGCAGTGCAAAAGAAGCAGCAGGTGAAGTATTTATTCCTGTATTAGCGGGTACAGCTACAACACTTGCGCCTTTCTTCCCGCTGTTATTCTGGAAAGGAATCATTGGTAAGTTCATGATCTACCTACCAACGATGCTTATCTTAACGTTGGCTGCATCATTGATCGTTGCGTTCATCATGAACCCTGTATTTGCGGTAAGCTTTATGAAGCCAGAAGGCCGTGCTTATGATGATAAGAAAAGCAACATCTTCCGTAAATGGTATTGGTGGGCATTCATCATCATTGGCATCATCAATCATGTAATAGGAAATCATGGTACAGGTAACTTCCTGTTCTTTATGGCACTGGCAAGTGTACTGAACCGCTACTTATTGCGAGATGCTATTTATTTCTTCCAGGAAAGAGCATTGCCAAGATTGATGAATAGTTATGAAGCGTTGTTGCGCTGGGTATTGAAAGGATGGAGACCTGTATGGATGCTTGTTTCATTATTCTTACTGTTCCCGATTGCAGTAGCATTGCTTGTTGCACGTGGTAACTCTTCAACGTTCTTCCCGAGTGGCGATCCGAACTTTATCTATGTATATTTGAAGATGCCTGTAGGTAGTGATGTAAAGTATACCGATTCGATCACCAGCCTGCTTGAAAAGAAAGTATATAAAATTCTGGAAAAAGAAAAGCCCGGTGAAGAAGGTTCAATTGTTGAAAGTATCATTACCAATGTGGCGGTGAGTGCAAACAACCCACGTGATAACAACCGTAGTACACAGCCAAACCTTGGCCGTATACAGGTGTCGTTTGTGGAGTATGAAAAACGTCATGGCAAATCAACCAAAGTATATATTGATGAAATACGCAGAACCATCAAAGGTATTCCCGGTGCTGCTATTAGTGTAGAACAGGAAGATGGCGGTCCGCCCACTGATCCTCCGGTGAATATTGAAGTAGTAGGTGATAACTTCAACAACATTGCAAAAGTTGCAACAGAGTTATTCAACTATCTCGATACAAACCGTGTGGATGGAATTGATAACCTGCAAATGGATGTTGATCTCAACAATCCTGAAATAACAGTTAGTGTTGATCGTGAAAGAGCGTTGATTGAAGGCGTGAGTACGGGACAAGTGGGTATGGAATTACGTACTGCTTTGTTTGGTAAAGAAGTAAGCAAACTGAAAGATGGTGAAGATGAATACAAGATCCAGCTTCGCTACAGCGAAATGCAACGTAACAACATCATTGACCTGATGAATATGAAGATCACTTTCCGTGATTTCAATACAGGACAAATCAAACAAGTACCGATTAATGCCGTTGCTAAATTTGATTACACAAGCACAAGTGGCGGTGTAAAACGAAAAAACCTGAAACGTACCATTCAGTTGCAATCAAATATTGCTGATCCCACACAGGGTGCGGCTATTAATGCTGCGCTGAAAACAAAGATCGATGACTTTAAAAACAAAGTGCGTATTCCGGAAGATGTAACCATTCGTCAAAGCGGGCAAAGCGAACAGGAAGCTGAAACAAATGCATTCCTTGGAACAGCTCTTGTTATCGCCATTGGTTTGATCTTCTTAATCCTGGTATTACAGTTTAATAGTTTAAGTAAACCGTTTATTGTAGTAACAGAGATCTTCTTCAGTGTTATTGGTGTGTTGTTGGGTTACGCCATCACAGGTAAAACAATTGCAACGATCATGTTGGGTGTTGGTATCATTGGATTGGCTGGTATTGTGATCAAGAATGGTATCCTTTTAATTGAGTTTACCGATGAGTTGCGTCACCGTGGTTACAAAACAAGAGAAGCAGCAATACAAGCGGGTAAGATCAGGATCATTCCTGTATTGCTCACAGCTTTGGCAACAATGCTTGGTCTGTTACCATTAGCTGTTGGCTTTAACATTGATTTCGTATCGTTGTTCCAGCATCTTGATCCCAAGATCTTCTTAGGTGGTGACAGTGTTGTGTTCTGGGGGCCGTTAAGCTGGACGATCATTTACGGATTGATCTTCGCATTCTTCTTAACATTGATGATGGTACCAAGTATGTATATCATCTCTGAACGTTTAAGAAGACCCATGGAACGTTTTTATGGCACCAAGTATATTGCTTTGTTTGGTTTCCTCGGTCCTTTCTTCTTCATCTTTGTAGGCATTATGTATCTCGGCAGAGCCATACAAGGCAAGAAAGTTTGGGTAGGGCAACAACGTAAAACAGTTCCTTCGAAGATTTAA
- a CDS encoding ArsR/SmtB family transcription factor → MAIHKKEEFSTKEQHLAAFAKAISHPARIAILSVLAKRNQCICGEIVEILPLAQSTVSQHLKELKNAGLIDGETDGPRSCYCINWKAFEKFNADFNSLFEKLKEANAKCC, encoded by the coding sequence ATGGCCATCCACAAGAAAGAAGAATTCAGCACGAAAGAGCAACACCTGGCAGCTTTTGCCAAAGCCATCAGTCACCCCGCCCGTATTGCCATCCTGAGTGTATTGGCAAAACGTAATCAATGTATTTGTGGTGAGATCGTTGAGATATTACCTCTTGCACAAAGCACCGTAAGTCAGCACCTGAAAGAATTAAAGAATGCAGGCCTCATTGATGGCGAAACAGATGGACCACGCAGTTGCTACTGCATTAACTGGAAAGCCTTTGAAAAATTCAATGCCGATTTTAATTCTCTCTTTGAAAAGTTGAAAGAAGCAAACGCCAAATGCTGTTAA
- a CDS encoding arsenite methyltransferase, with protein MSTETQLKEIVKQKYSEIALQDKETNQSSCCGAGGCSTEVYNIMSDDYTNLKGYNPDADLGLGCGLPTQFAKIRPGDTVIDLGSGAGNDCFIAVAETGPTGKVIGIDFTPAMIDKARTNAEKRGLNNVEFRQGDIEHMPVSANTADVVVSNCVLNLVPNKDGVFKDIFRVLKAGGHFSISDVVLVGNLPEALRKDAEMYAGCVSGAIQKEVYLELIQQNGFEHITIQKEKAIVIPDDILKNYLNEQELADFKQGNTGIFSITVFAQKPSCCAPGSGCC; from the coding sequence ATGTCAACAGAAACACAACTCAAAGAAATTGTAAAACAGAAGTACAGCGAAATTGCTTTGCAGGATAAAGAAACCAATCAATCGTCGTGCTGCGGTGCAGGTGGTTGCTCAACAGAAGTATATAACATCATGAGCGATGATTATACCAACCTGAAAGGATATAATCCTGATGCTGATCTTGGATTAGGCTGTGGCTTACCAACTCAGTTTGCAAAAATTCGCCCTGGTGATACAGTGATCGATTTGGGAAGCGGCGCAGGTAATGATTGTTTTATTGCCGTTGCAGAAACAGGGCCAACCGGTAAAGTGATCGGTATTGATTTTACTCCTGCTATGATCGACAAAGCAAGAACCAATGCAGAAAAAAGAGGATTGAACAATGTGGAGTTCCGTCAGGGCGATATTGAACACATGCCTGTTTCTGCAAATACTGCAGACGTAGTTGTGAGCAACTGTGTGTTGAATTTAGTGCCGAACAAAGATGGTGTGTTCAAAGATATTTTTCGGGTGTTGAAAGCAGGTGGTCATTTCAGCATTTCTGATGTTGTATTGGTTGGAAATTTACCTGAGGCATTGCGTAAAGATGCAGAGATGTATGCAGGTTGTGTTTCAGGTGCTATTCAAAAAGAAGTGTATCTCGAATTGATCCAGCAAAATGGATTTGAACATATCACCATCCAGAAAGAAAAAGCAATTGTGATCCCGGATGATATTCTAAAAAATTATTTGAACGAACAGGAACTTGCCGATTTTAAACAAGGAAACACCGGCATTTTTTCTATAACCGTATTTGCACAAAAGCCTTCCTGCTGTGCACCCGGCAGTGGCTGTTGTTAA